The window AAATTTTATTAGCTTATATTATATTTCACCTTTTCTAAGCTCTTAATCTCAAAGCTGTCACAGTGGTTGACAAATAGTTTAAAAGATACAACTAAGCCAACTCTTTTCAGAATCAGTCCCCTAACACTTTAGACATGAAAATGGGGTCCATGTGTCTCTCCAAAAGGTTTATCTGTTTTAAACTAGTTGCACTGGCATTAGAATTGGAGTAGTTGATTGAAACTTTTGttgatattttgaaaaacttcatatttgttttcatttcataagagtaataataatcataataactaTATAGATAAAGGGTTGTTTTGTGCCATGCAGAAAATGCTTCAAATAGTTTATATAtcgaatattattttatttttgtacttctCTTCATTGTATGCATTTCACCCAGAATACTATcaccttttataaaaattatataggcTAAAAATTGAAAATCCCCTGCTTCTATCCTTTTACTTCCATTCTCTCAAAGTAATTGCTGTCAACAATTTTGTGCCTATTTATCTAGAATTTTGCATATTCGTATTTAGTCATCTAGAGAGGTTTATAACCCATCTATATTTCTATCTGTATCTGTATCCACACATTTCATCAGATAAGGTTGGGATGTGCTACAAATATTGGTCTGCCACTGTCTTCTTCTATGTATACTATATCATGAGCACCATTCAGTTAGAGCACATGGATCTCACTCCATCTTTTTCATGGCCACATAGCATTCCAAACTATAGATTAAACAATCATTATACATTCTTTAttgatggaaatttggattgTATCTTTTTTGTCAGTAACACATAATACAATGATGAACATCTCTGTACagatatttttatgaatttattttgttttttcttttggtaaagtTCTAAAATGGTTAGTGCACAACTTGAAGGTATTCCAGCGCTCATTCAACATCAGATAGAACAAAAATTCCTACACATTTTGCTTCTAGAGGCTTCTCCCATAATCATACTTCCCCAGAGTAAATTCCAAACCTGAAACTTTGCATTTAATCTGTTCATTACAAAGCATCCCAAATGAGTTGTAGAGTCAAAACAAATTCTCCACCAGACAATACCACAACACTTTAGAATGATGAAATgcttaaaatagaatatttaagtTAGAACTTGTAAATGAGATATAATTATGGCTCTTGTAATGCAACTATGCTATAGTGACATGTCCAAGAGCAAATTCTTTCCAGCATTCTTAGTATTGATATAAATGTCCAAGTGGTGAGCATATGTTTCTGGAATGTTTAATGTTTCTGTCGGCAGTTGGGCAGGGTCTGTCTTATTTTAGGGAAGCTATGTCATAGGTCAGTTAATACTTTCTTACGTCATtattacattccctccaacagatTTGGTAGACTATATGGACATTTCTGAAAAAGCGACCTGAGCAGTCCAATCATAACAACATTATGCAGCATTAACTTTTTAATACAATTTATGTAAGGAAGGAAGAGCTCGCCAGAAGCACAGAAAGCTCTGTTGGCATGTAGTTTGAGCACATTGATCTTTGCTGTAAAGTCTTTGACTTCACTTTAACTTATGACATGTTACTGATCTAGTTTGTTAGCAAAACTAGTTTATGGAAACCAGATTTCTTCACCAAAAGAgagttgaagattttttttttctcattgtagaTAGCCCCAGTTGAACAGAACTAAGAACCTTAGTTTTGCCTTAGGAGAATAGGAATTATGGATTAGTATTATATCAAGAGAAGGGCAAGAATGTTGCACCAAAGTGTCCaatctgcagggtttttttgatGCCAATGGGCATGTTGGATTTACAGAAGAAATTTTACTTGTATTTACATCAGGATTATAGAGTACTACAATGTGGGAAGAATGCTAGGGAAATCCTAAAGGTATGACAAACTTTGGTCAAGAGTTCTCTAACTAAATCATGATCCATGTGGTTCCTTCCAATCCTTGTGTCTCTCACTTGGAAACTTCTTGGGGGATCATGGCATCTACAGGATTAGTCAAAGGTGCCTCAGCATAAAAATTTACTTCAGTTAGTCATCCTTTATGgtcaagagtttaaaaaaaatgttcatgtagCTATGGATAGCAAATGTGCCAGGgtatcatttaaaatagcattagcatattttgggggagggggtactGTTGCCTTGGTATATGCAAAGGGctcatttaaaatatgtgatttaTACcgcttttattataataaaatatactttttaaagggaagagaagcaagctgaaataaacaattttaattaaaaattaccatGACATTCTTTCTAAAAATCAGAGATCACTCTTTAGATAGGCTTTGAACTATCTGGTGGCTATTTAATTCCAGCCAAAGAAAGTGAAACCAGTTCTGTCTTCAACACAATTCCAAAATAGAATGTTCATGAgccattataaatattattagtgAAGTGGATAGGTtatcctgttttaatttttacgTATTTTGATGATTTCCCCAAGAAGATGCTCTTTGAGTCATACAGCTACACTACTGAGCAAACGAGATGTCCACATATCTTTTTAACTCTAGCAAAATAATAAGTGACAGAAACAAGGATATTTACAGAATTCCAAAAGCCAGATAATAGGTGCATGTGTCTTACCTTTCTTTTACGCAGTCTGACTTGGTTATCTGTGGGTTCATGGGTGGCCAGAGTCTCCTTTATGTGTAAACACTGCATGCCATCTCCTGAGTTGACCTTTGGAAGACTTCTGTTTTGATGTTCTGAGAAACCACTCTTCTCCAGGCCATTTTCAGCTGACATTCCACTagggcaggaaggaggctgcAGAAGGCAGCTTCCAGAATCTGTTTTTAATAATGGCAGTCCTCTGTCTGCACAAGGAATAGCCAGGAACTCATCTTGTACTGCACTGCAGGTGTTTCTTTCATGTTCATCTTTAGGGAAGTCGGGTTTCCTTCGATGCTGAGCAATTACAGCAGAATTAAGCAATTGCTTTTCCGGCACAATATCTTTCACATTCAAAGAGTCACATGCATTCATTTTGGATGCATCTTTTATTTCACTTAGGCTTATATCCTTACAAAGCTCCAGGCTTTTACTCACCATGTCAACAACTTTTCTGTCCCCCTTTTCCTCTACCAGCACTAAATCAGCTCCACCAGCCATTCCCCAGGAGTCATAAGAACCTTGGTTACTTTCCATGATGGGCAGCGTCTTTACTAAGGAGCCTGCTCCTTTGATGCTATGTTGGTCTGATGTTCTAGGCCCTTGAGTAGTTAAAATCTGTTTATCATCTGTAAGATATAGATCAGAATCAGTATCCTCGTCAGAAACATGCACTAGTGTTTCTGTGCTGGCctccagagaaagaaactgatCTTCACCTTCATGGCTGTCATCTTCATCCACCTCCTTTGAAATGTGACCCATTGGCCTCCCAGGAATATCTCTCAGCTCTGAGCCATGACAGCAGTCTGGTAGTGAAACACACCTTTCTTTGCGGTCCACATTTAGGGTTGCATCTTTTTCCATACTTGCCTGCAAGCTGTCAGCTACTAGTCCATGATGACATGCTGTGTTACAATCATCAGAATTAAAAGGCTGTCCCATCCATTGGGTCACATGTTCTTCCCagcttctctttctgatagctaCAGACATGTCATCGTAGTTTAACAACAGATAGAGGGATACGTTCCATATGAGACTAAAGATGAAACGATGAAAGATTACTTCAAATTCACTGATTGAAGAAGAGAGTAAGTTTTGTCATTGCACCacctattaaaaaattaaagaaatatacataGTTCAGGATATAGTTCTAAAGTCAAAATATATCTTGGAAAAGAGAGCACTTAAGCTGTGCTATGAAAGATTAAGAGATTGTATAAAGCTTCTATTTAATAGCCTCAATAAGGTTATTTCTTTAAGAAGCAGCCTAATAGTAGAAGACAATTTCACATTCAATATTTCTGGTCAAAAATCattaataatacttttaaatgcagctggATTGATTGATCTATTAACGaataaagatatacatattgaatatttaaaattccattaGGAAAATATTTGGATCACTATACTAATAAAATTCACTGGAAGAAACTAGTTGCTCTAGCTTAGATGCTTTCCTGATTTACTTTTGTGGACACAAATCGTTACAGAAATCTATTGGCTGTTTGGTTTGAATTGCACTGAAGGCCACCAGGGAACTGTTCATGCAAAACTTGAGCTATAGAGACAGCATGTGTAATGTATTAGTGTGTGAAAGAGCTAATACAGATCCCAAACTACCAGAATGCATTTACTCCAGGGAGTGACTAAGAAACATGGAGTAATCCAGTTTAGCTCATATTAACACATAATTCATGCATAAGAAAGCATAACACACACCACTTAAAATGTCTTAGGataaatacatttacatgcaTCTCATTGCTGCTACGACCCGCTAGCAAGCTAGTACTGTTGAAGCTTACCgaaattaaataaattgcccaaggtcatacatcTAGGAGGTAAGCCTGGATTCAAAGTAGGCCCCGGTTCTAAGACCCAGGCTTAGAGAGCCAACAAACTTCATCCATGGAATGCGATTCTACTGCCACCTCTTCCCTCCACACATCTTTAGTAGATATAAAGTCTAAACTCTTCAGGCAGGAATTCGGGTGACCCAAAAAGAAGATGTGAGCCTGATAAGACAACTGAAATAATTCTTCAGAAATTTCAGTCTCATTCTCTTTGGCTTCTAAGGAGTTTAGTTTGTATACTTCTGTTAGCATTTGgccataaaattttaagtaaacaaGAAAACCAGACATAAGATAAGGTCAGAATATAAACACATTCCAGGTATCCATCCTTTTTGCCTTAAATTATTCAAAGCCTTAGTTAAAGGCAACAAATTATACCAATGTAAACTCAACCTTATAAAAATGGCTAGTCCAAATGTTGTCCCATAATGAAACCTAATGACTGGactgtaaaagaaaaatcttattcAAGAGCAGACACTTCCAGTTTTTACACCACACGAGAACTGTCAGCACATGACATGGATTGGCTTATTGATTTCAATCATAAACAAGATTAACTGAAGTGCTGGTTTGGGGTCACTTCAGTCTATTGAAAAGGACTCTGACTCCCCACCAAAGATCGCAAGCTATTCTGACTAAGCACATGCCAGAAAGGTAAATATTCCCATCTTGTAAAGACCAGGAATGTACTAGAATTTTGGTATCCCAGACTGACCAAATATCATTCTGGATACTATTCCGTTTCTTTAAGGGTCTGTGTGTCTCTTTGAAAATGGTCAGCATTCACATTTTCTATGTTGGCAttcataagaaaatataaagtccCGGAATTCCGTGCATAAGTCATTATAGTGTGGGAGGCTacggaaaagtggaaaaaacgcATAGATGCAGGCCAGAAAATTTCTGCTTTCATGGGCAAATTTGGGTTGTAATAGGGCGGTTCTGTTTtagatgctttcttttctttatttttatccagTGTAGAACGAGCAGGCTAACTTAAGAAATGCCAAGTGGTATTAGTGTCATTCCTAAgccacatttacatttaagttgagacaattctggttttctttctatgatgaagaaggagaaagagtttTATTAACCCCTTGGGGAACAGATTACATAAAATTTTTGCCTTTGAGTCCTGACCATAATATTAATTAGTTTACTGCACTCAACCTTGGCAAGTAGGTAAGTATTTTTATAACATCAAAGGAAGACAGTTCAACAAGTTCTGAGACAATCTAGCTGCAAAGAGAGATTATAAATTAGATAGATTTGACACAACATTAACTCCTTCTGTCCTAATTTCTAATCTACGTTCTTTGGACATTTCCAGATCATTCCTGTGAATTTATAGTGTCTTTATTTTGAAGACATAAAATTTCCTAACTCTCATTATGACCATCATCACTACAGTTTGAATGTTCATTCCATATCCTGTGGTCTGATagattgttttaaaaactttatctCAACAGGCTTTCTTATTCATACTTCCTATTTTAATTCTGATTTGTAAGATTTATAGTTAAAACCTGCCTTCAGGATCTAAAGGCTGAACAAcgtattaattaaaatatattgtccATCACATCGGAGTATATCGGCCCCATTTTCTAAGTCATCTGAATTGACTAGAATCTGTCCTGTAAGATTTAGAAGTCTTTGTAAAAGACCTCACTTTCCCTTTGAGCCTTCTCACCATTTCTAATTACCGGCTACTTATTTTGCAAACTTCTACTACTTTTTCTTGTAATCACTTTTATGCAGTTTCATTCAGAATGAGCTCAGCTGCTGAGGATTTGGATGAAGGATCTGGAAAAGTGTAAGTCATTCCAGGGTGTTGATTTTATGAAGTGAATTTCCATGgggatttttcatttcttaaatgcaTGTGTTCAAACACCACTGTATTAATATTACAAGAAACTCTGTGTACCTCTAATTATGTAATGATTctggaaaatatttgtgaaatgccCACATTTGCTTTTTGTGATATTAGTGCATAGGCTGTTTAGACACAGagtgatttaaaatttattgtttggGTTAATTTCATAACACCACTCTTTAACATAAGCATACAGTGGCATgcagtgtatattttaaaattaatcaaaattgAATGTTACTGTACTAAAAAACAATTGAAGATATTCTAGTTTGAGAATCCCTGACCTATGTCTGACATCAAATGATCATGCTCTCTTTTGCACTTGCTCCTGAAATAAACACATACCTTGTATTTTGACTTGGCAAGTGTTCCTAGGGAAGAAGAGCCTGATGGGAATCACTACTGCCGATACTATAGCCTGGGAAAACACGGTGCAAATGAAGTACTTGTGGCTGAAATCAAGTGGGCGGTACCTTAGAACTGAGAGCAACATTGCCTGATCataatcatttattcaacaagtgtttatttaGTGCCGAATGGGCTGCAGACAGTCCACTAAACATTGGGAATATAAGCCTAAGTATATATTATCTGTTTTATCCTTTCAGAAAACAGATGacatatataggtatatgtatacatacacatatacaaataaatacgcacacacacacacacacacacacatgcacatgatTGACTCCTGGGTTGTTTTTAAACACCTTCACACAGCTGCTGCATATTTAATAGAAGGCATAATAGTACTGccagtttctctgtattttcctaCTTTCTCCTTAGATGGCTGGAGTTAATTCTGGTTTCCCATCAGGTCTTTCTTCTTAATTACCCATCCCATGTTAAATTTCTCCTACTACTCTCTTCTCctactcttctctcttctcctactACTGCTTTAGTGCATATCTATATGTAATAGCTACCACATAGCGTGTACTCAGTCactgggagaaagaagagaagacatGAGGGA is drawn from Lagenorhynchus albirostris chromosome 21, mLagAlb1.1, whole genome shotgun sequence and contains these coding sequences:
- the DLC1 gene encoding rho GTPase-activating protein 7 isoform X5, with the translated sequence MSVAIRKRSWEEHVTQWMGQPFNSDDCNTACHHGLVADSLQASMEKDATLNVDRKERCVSLPDCCHGSELRDIPGRPMGHISKEVDEDDSHEGEDQFLSLEASTETLVHVSDEDTDSDLYLTDDKQILTTQGPRTSDQHSIKGAGSLVKTLPIMESNQGSYDSWGMAGGADLVLVEEKGDRKVVDMVSKSLELCKDISLSEIKDASKMNACDSLNVKDIVPEKQLLNSAVIAQHRRKPDFPKDEHERNTCSAVQDEFLAIPCADRGLPLLKTDSGSCLLQPPSCPSGMSAENGLEKSGFSEHQNRSLPKVNSGDGMQCLHIKETLATHEPTDNQVRLRKRKEIREDRDRVRLDSMLLLIMKLDQLDQDIENALSTSSSPSSTPTNLRRQVPDLESGSESGADNTSVNQTQINLSSNTESTDLPSSTSVASSGTKPKSMAIPGTSEKEKADFL
- the DLC1 gene encoding rho GTPase-activating protein 7 isoform X3, which codes for MSVAIRKRSWEEHVTQWMGQPFNSDDCNTACHHGLVADSLQASMEKDATLNVDRKERCVSLPDCCHGSELRDIPGRPMGHISKEVDEDDSHEGEDQFLSLEASTETLVHVSDEDTDSDLYLTDDKQILTTQGPRTSDQHSIKGAGSLVKTLPIMESNQGSYDSWGMAGGADLVLVEEKGDRKVVDMVSKSLELCKDISLSEIKDASKMNACDSLNVKDIVPEKQLLNSAVIAQHRRKPDFPKDEHERNTCSAVQDEFLAIPCADRGLPLLKTDSGSCLLQPPSCPSGMSAENGLEKSGFSEHQNRSLPKVNSGDGMQCLHIKETLATHEPTDNQVRLRKRKEIREDRDRVRLDSMLLLIMKLDQLDQDIENALSTSSSPSSTPTNLRRQVPDLESGSESGADNTSVNQTQINLSSNTESTDLPSSTSVASSGTKPKSMAIPGTSEKEKADIWIPPRFLNQSLLGPRIFNVIYSPGNSYPH
- the DLC1 gene encoding rho GTPase-activating protein 7 isoform X6; the protein is MSVAIRKRSWEEHVTQWMGQPFNSDDCNTACHHGLVADSLQASMEKDATLNVDRKERCVSLPDCCHGSELRDIPGRPMGHISKEVDEDDSHEGEDQFLSLEASTETLVHVSDEDTDSDLYLTDDKQILTTQGPRTSDQHSIKGAGSLVKTLPIMESNQGSYDSWGMAGGADLVLVEEKGDRKVVDMVSKSLELCKDISLSEIKDASKMNACDSLNVKDIVPEKQLLNSAVIAQHRRKPDFPKDEHERNTCSAVQDEFLAIPCADRGLPLLKTDSGSCLLQPPSCPSGMSAENGLEKSGFSEHQNRSLPKVNSGDGMQCLHIKETLATHEPTDNQVRLRKRKEIREDRDRVRLDSMLLLIMKLDQLDQDIENALSTSSSPSSTPTNLRRQVPDLESGSESGADNTSVNQTQINLSSNTESTDLPSSTSVASSGTKPKSMIKKMRLKPRTCG
- the DLC1 gene encoding rho GTPase-activating protein 7 isoform X7, which produces MSVAIRKRSWEEHVTQWMGQPFNSDDCNTACHHGLVADSLQASMEKDATLNVDRKERCVSLPDCCHGSELRDIPGRPMGHISKEVDEDDSHEGEDQFLSLEASTETLVHVSDEDTDSDLYLTDDKQILTTQGPRTSDQHSIKGAGSLVKTLPIMESNQGSYDSWGMAGGADLVLVEEKGDRKVVDMVSKSLELCKDISLSEIKDASKMNACDSLNVKDIVPEKQLLNSAVIAQHRRKPDFPKDEHERNTCSAVQDEFLAIPCADRGLPLLKTDSGSCLLQPPSCPSGMSAENGLEKSGFSEHQNRSLPKVNSGDGMQCLHIKETLATHEPTDNQVRLRKRKEIREDRDRVRLDSMLLLIMKLDQLDQDIENALSTSSSPSSTPTNLRRQVPDLESGSESGADNTSVNQTQINLSSNTESTDLPSSTSVASSGTKPKSMDIFHSSIFFLP
- the DLC1 gene encoding rho GTPase-activating protein 7 isoform X4 produces the protein MSVAIRKRSWEEHVTQWMGQPFNSDDCNTACHHGLVADSLQASMEKDATLNVDRKERCVSLPDCCHGSELRDIPGRPMGHISKEVDEDDSHEGEDQFLSLEASTETLVHVSDEDTDSDLYLTDDKQILTTQGPRTSDQHSIKGAGSLVKTLPIMESNQGSYDSWGMAGGADLVLVEEKGDRKVVDMVSKSLELCKDISLSEIKDASKMNACDSLNVKDIVPEKQLLNSAVIAQHRRKPDFPKDEHERNTCSAVQDEFLAIPCADRGLPLLKTDSGSCLLQPPSCPSGMSAENGLEKSGFSEHQNRSLPKVNSGDGMQCLHIKETLATHEPTDNQVRLRKRKEIREDRDRVRLDSMLLLIMKLDQLDQDIENALSTSSSPSSTPTNLRRQVPDLESGSESGADNTSVNQTQINLSSNTESTDLPSSTSVASSGTKPKSMGTQVRALVWEDPTCHRATKPVCRNY